DNA from Actinomycetota bacterium:
GGTCAGCGCTGCCGTCAACGTCCCGGTGATCGCCAGCGGCGGGGCGGGCGGCGCCCGCCACATGGTCGACGCGGTCGCCGAGGGCGGCGCCGCTGCCGTGCTCGCCGCGTCCATCTTCCATTTCGGGCAGCTGCGCATCGCCGACGTCAAGACGGAACTCGCCGCAGCCGGCCTGCCGGTCCGCCCTGTCTCACCGGCCGGACAGGCCACCGCGTGACCGACCGGTTGGCTGCCAGCCGGCGGCGCCACGTGCGAGTCATCTGCTGGCGTGACGCAGCGCCCGCCGGACCGCGTCCGGGGCGTCGGAGGCGACCTCGATGGCGTCCGGGGCACCGGCACGGGCCAGGTCCCAGGTGCGAAGACCAACCACCGGGACGCCGGTCTTGACGGCGAACGCGATCTCCGACAGCGTCCCGAACCCTCCGCCGATCGCGATCATGACATCGGCTGCGCGAACCAGCAGGGCGTTGCGCAGCTCACCGACACCGGTGGCAACGGCCACCTGCACCCATCGGTTCGCGGCGCGGCGATCGCTTCCGGGCAGGATCCCCAACGCCAGGCCGCCGGCCTCGGCCGCGCCGCGACTCGCCGCCGCCATGACACCCTCCAACCCGCCGCAGACTAGCACCCCGCCGGCGAGAGCAACGTGGCGACCGACGTCCTCGGCCAGCGCCTCGAACGCGGCATCGGGCGTGCCCGTGCCGACCACCGCGATGTAGGGCTGGTCGTGGGACACCGGAGCTCCTCCCGGGACAACCCTACGTCGACGGTGGCGTTCACGAGCGCCGGCACCTTCCGCCGAACTGCTGCTGTGTGGTGCAACGTGGCGGCCGACCGGCCGCAGGCGTTCTTCATCAGGCGAAGGGGCTGGTGGGGAGGATCTCGGGGGAGGGCGGCGGCTCGGGGAGCACCGCCCGCACGGCCGCCGCCTCCACGTCCTCGGCCACAAGGTGGGCCGTGCCGTCCCGGAACACGTAGAGGCTCCCGGGGCCGTCGTCGCAGCGGGGGCGGGCGACGAGCACCAGCCCGCCATCGGGGAGCCAGCCGATGGGTTCCGCGCGCGCCACCGACGTCCCCTCCAGAGCCAGAGCGCTCCCTCCGCGCTCGGCGAAGG
Protein-coding regions in this window:
- a CDS encoding TIGR00725 family protein; amino-acid sequence: MSHDQPYIAVVGTGTPDAAFEALAEDVGRHVALAGGVLVCGGLEGVMAAASRGAAEAGGLALGILPGSDRRAANRWVQVAVATGVGELRNALLVRAADVMIAIGGGFGTLSEIAFAVKTGVPVVGLRTWDLARAGAPDAIEVASDAPDAVRRALRHASR